One Bradyrhizobium zhanjiangense DNA segment encodes these proteins:
- a CDS encoding cation-translocating P-type ATPase, which yields MQVTRDFSHYVRTAGEGLQHIDLAVEGVHCAGCMAKIERGLSAIPDVTLARVNLTDRRVALEWKAGTLDPGRFIDRLEELGYKAYPFETESAEATEVAESRFLLRCLGVAAFATMNVMMLSIPVWSGNVSDMLPEQRDFFHWLSALIALPAAAYAGQPFFRSAWRALAAKTTNMDVPISIGVILALGISVVETIHHAEHAYFDAAIMLLTFLLVGRFLDQNMRRRTRAVAGNLAALKAETAAKFVGPDEISHVPVAAIHPGDIVLLRPGERCAVDGTVIEGRSEIDQSLITGETLYVTAEQGTPVYAGSMNISGTLRVRVSAASEATLLAEITRLLDNALQARSRYMRLADRASRLYAPVVHATALLTILGWVIAGAGWHDAIVTGVAVLIITCPCALGLAIPTVQTVASGAMFKAGVLLNAGDAIERLAEADHVIFDKTGTLTLPDLEVMNAADIPADIFALAGRLALSSHHPVAAAVAQAAGAKSPIVGAVEESGQGVRATVDGVELRLGRPPFCGAETLVGGATLDPEASIVAFSKGNEKFILSVRQGLRPDAQAVITALKARNIGVEILSGDREPAVKAAAHALGIPEWRAGVTPADKIARIEELKRRGAKVLMVGDGMNDAPSLAAAHVSMSPISAAHLSQATADLVFLGRPLAPVVAAIDSARKALHLMRQNLWLAIGYNVLAVPVAISGVVTPLIAAAAMSGSSILVMLNSLRARSASREMA from the coding sequence ATGCAGGTCACGCGGGATTTTTCGCACTACGTCCGGACCGCGGGCGAGGGCCTCCAGCACATCGATCTCGCCGTCGAAGGCGTCCATTGCGCCGGCTGCATGGCCAAGATCGAGCGCGGGCTGTCCGCCATCCCTGATGTCACCCTGGCGCGGGTGAACCTCACTGACCGCCGCGTCGCGCTGGAATGGAAGGCGGGCACGCTCGATCCTGGCCGATTCATCGATCGGCTCGAAGAGCTCGGCTACAAGGCCTATCCGTTCGAGACCGAGAGCGCGGAGGCAACCGAGGTCGCCGAATCTCGCTTCCTGCTGCGCTGCCTCGGTGTCGCCGCGTTCGCCACCATGAACGTGATGATGCTGTCGATCCCGGTATGGTCGGGCAACGTCTCCGACATGCTGCCCGAGCAGCGCGACTTCTTCCACTGGCTCTCGGCGCTGATCGCGCTGCCGGCGGCGGCCTATGCCGGCCAGCCGTTCTTCCGTTCGGCCTGGCGCGCGCTGGCGGCCAAGACCACCAACATGGACGTGCCGATCTCGATCGGCGTGATCCTCGCGCTCGGCATATCCGTGGTCGAGACCATCCACCACGCCGAGCACGCCTATTTCGACGCCGCGATCATGCTGCTGACGTTCCTCCTGGTCGGCCGTTTCCTCGACCAGAACATGCGGCGGCGGACGCGTGCGGTCGCCGGCAATCTCGCGGCGCTGAAGGCGGAGACGGCGGCCAAGTTCGTCGGCCCCGATGAAATCTCGCACGTGCCGGTGGCGGCGATCCATCCCGGCGACATCGTGCTGCTGCGGCCCGGCGAACGCTGCGCGGTCGACGGCACCGTGATCGAAGGACGTTCCGAGATCGACCAGAGCCTGATCACCGGTGAGACGCTCTATGTGACGGCCGAGCAGGGCACGCCGGTCTATGCGGGGTCGATGAACATCTCCGGCACGCTGCGGGTGCGGGTCTCGGCGGCGTCGGAGGCGACGCTGCTCGCCGAGATCACGCGGTTGCTCGACAACGCGCTCCAGGCGCGCTCGCGCTACATGCGGCTCGCCGACCGTGCCTCGCGGCTCTATGCGCCTGTCGTCCATGCGACCGCGCTCCTGACCATCCTCGGCTGGGTCATCGCGGGTGCTGGGTGGCACGATGCGATCGTGACCGGCGTCGCCGTCCTCATCATCACCTGCCCCTGCGCGCTCGGGCTCGCGATCCCGACGGTGCAGACGGTGGCCTCGGGCGCGATGTTCAAGGCGGGGGTGCTGCTCAATGCGGGCGACGCAATCGAGCGGCTGGCCGAAGCCGACCATGTCATCTTCGACAAGACCGGCACGCTGACGCTGCCCGATCTCGAAGTCATGAATGCCGCCGACATCCCTGCCGATATCTTCGCGCTCGCCGGCCGCCTCGCGCTGTCGAGCCATCATCCGGTCGCAGCCGCAGTTGCGCAGGCTGCCGGTGCGAAGTCTCCGATCGTCGGCGCTGTCGAGGAATCCGGTCAGGGAGTCCGCGCGACCGTCGACGGCGTCGAGCTTCGCCTTGGCCGTCCGCCGTTCTGCGGTGCCGAGACGCTGGTCGGCGGCGCCACGCTTGATCCCGAAGCCTCAATCGTGGCATTCAGCAAGGGCAACGAAAAGTTCATCCTTTCCGTCCGCCAGGGCCTGCGCCCCGACGCGCAAGCCGTGATCACGGCGCTGAAGGCGCGCAACATCGGCGTCGAGATCCTCTCCGGCGACCGCGAGCCGGCGGTGAAGGCGGCGGCGCACGCGCTCGGCATTCCCGAATGGCGCGCCGGCGTCACGCCGGCCGACAAGATCGCGCGGATCGAGGAGTTGAAGCGTCGTGGCGCAAAAGTGCTGATGGTCGGCGACGGCATGAATGATGCGCCGTCGCTGGCGGCGGCCCATGTCTCGATGTCGCCGATTTCCGCCGCGCATCTGAGCCAAGCCACCGCCGATCTCGTCTTCCTCGGCCGGCCGCTCGCTCCAGTCGTCGCCGCCATCGACTCCGCGCGCAAGGCGCTGCATTTGATGCGGCAGAACCTCTGGCTTGCGATCGGCTACAATGTCCTCGCCGTGCCGGTCGCGATCAGCGGTGTGGTGACCCCCCTGATCGCGGCGGCTGCCATGAGCGGATCGTCGATCCTGGTGATGCTCAATTCGTTGCGGGCGCGCAGCGCCTCGCGGGAGATGGCGTGA
- a CDS encoding FixH family protein — protein sequence MASKPLTGTKVFLMLVAFFGLVISVNVTMMKLAIATLPGTDVDSPYAAGLTYDREIAAAQDQALRKWKVNAHVERRNDGGAVLQVEARDASGQPIAGLKFGGRLERPTDKRADLAVELTEAGIGIYRGHAAAVAPGQWDLVIEGEARGARVFLSRNRVILN from the coding sequence ATGGCTTCCAAGCCGCTGACCGGAACCAAGGTGTTCCTGATGTTGGTCGCCTTCTTCGGTCTCGTGATCAGCGTCAACGTGACCATGATGAAGCTCGCGATTGCGACGCTGCCCGGTACCGACGTCGACAGTCCTTATGCTGCGGGCCTCACCTATGACCGCGAGATCGCGGCGGCGCAGGACCAGGCGCTGCGCAAATGGAAGGTCAACGCCCATGTCGAGCGCCGCAACGACGGCGGCGCCGTGCTTCAGGTCGAAGCACGCGATGCGAGCGGCCAGCCGATCGCCGGACTGAAGTTCGGCGGCCGCCTGGAGCGGCCGACCGACAAACGCGCCGATCTCGCCGTCGAGCTCACGGAAGCCGGCATCGGCATCTATCGCGGCCATGCCGCCGCCGTCGCGCCCGGCCAGTGGGATCTGGTGATCGAGGGCGAGGCGCGGGGGGCACGTGTGTTCCTGTCGCGCAACCGCGTGATCCTGAACTGA
- the ccoG gene encoding cytochrome c oxidase accessory protein CcoG produces MNKTVNPNELKPADDNAPLYAARKKVYPQSVSGTFRRIKWGLMAFCLGVYYLLPFVRWNRGLGAPSQAVLIDLPNSRFYFFFIELWPQEVYYFTGLLIVAAVALFLMNSIGGRIWCGYLCPQTVWTDLFYAVERLVEGDRRERMRKDKSSDPIKLERIYEIVLKHSIWLLIAWWTGGAWVLYFNDAPTLVKELVTFQAPMIAYVWIGILTASTYVLAGFMREQVCTYMCPWPRIQAALTDEWALNVTYRYDRGEKRTSVKKAAELRALGQQVGDCVDCYQCVAVCPTGIDIRNGPQLECIQCGLCIDACDNVMTKIGRPKRLIGYDNDINIQRRQEGKAPIYRIVRARTIVYSAIIAAVGGIMIYTLATRSLLDVNVLHDRNPVAVKLSDGSIRNAYTVRLLNKSGYDRVIAIDVEGPVNPTMHVVGVDSVTPDRPIIVVPRDSTSELRLLVTAPAENNPEKSIPVRFHVMDIGLGVAASATDNFVTP; encoded by the coding sequence ATGAACAAGACCGTCAACCCGAACGAACTCAAGCCGGCGGACGACAACGCGCCGCTCTACGCTGCGCGCAAGAAAGTCTATCCCCAGAGCGTCTCCGGCACGTTTCGCCGGATCAAATGGGGCCTGATGGCGTTCTGCCTCGGCGTCTATTATCTCCTGCCGTTCGTGCGCTGGAACCGCGGCCTCGGCGCGCCCAGCCAGGCCGTGCTGATCGATCTCCCCAACAGCCGCTTCTACTTCTTCTTCATCGAGCTGTGGCCGCAGGAGGTCTACTACTTCACCGGCCTGTTGATCGTCGCCGCGGTCGCGCTGTTCCTGATGAACTCCATCGGCGGCCGGATCTGGTGCGGCTACCTCTGTCCGCAGACGGTGTGGACCGACCTGTTCTATGCCGTCGAGCGTCTCGTCGAGGGCGACCGGCGCGAGCGGATGAGGAAGGACAAATCGTCCGACCCGATCAAACTCGAGCGCATCTACGAGATCGTGCTCAAGCACTCGATCTGGCTGCTGATCGCCTGGTGGACCGGCGGCGCCTGGGTGCTCTATTTCAATGACGCGCCGACGCTAGTCAAAGAGCTCGTCACCTTCCAGGCGCCGATGATCGCCTATGTCTGGATCGGCATCCTCACCGCGTCGACCTATGTGCTCGCCGGCTTCATGCGCGAGCAGGTCTGCACCTATATGTGCCCGTGGCCGCGGATCCAGGCGGCGCTGACCGACGAATGGGCGCTCAACGTCACCTATCGCTACGACCGCGGCGAGAAGCGCACCTCGGTGAAGAAGGCCGCGGAGCTGCGCGCCCTCGGCCAGCAGGTCGGCGACTGCGTCGACTGCTATCAATGCGTCGCGGTCTGCCCGACCGGAATCGATATCCGCAACGGGCCGCAGCTCGAATGCATCCAGTGCGGACTCTGTATCGACGCCTGCGACAACGTGATGACCAAGATCGGTCGGCCGAAGCGGCTGATCGGCTACGACAACGACATCAACATCCAGCGCCGTCAAGAAGGCAAGGCGCCGATCTACCGCATCGTTCGTGCCCGCACGATCGTCTACAGCGCAATCATCGCGGCGGTCGGCGGCATCATGATCTATACGCTCGCGACCCGCAGCTTGCTCGACGTCAACGTCCTGCACGACCGCAATCCAGTCGCGGTCAAGCTCAGCGACGGCTCGATCCGCAATGCCTACACGGTGCGTCTGCTGAACAAGAGCGGCTACGACCGCGTCATCGCCATCGACGTGGAGGGGCCAGTCAACCCGACGATGCACGTCGTCGGCGTCGATTCGGTGACGCCGGACCGCCCGATCATCGTGGTTCCGCGCGACTCCACCAGCGAACTGCGGCTGCTCGTCACCGCACCGGCCGAAAATAATCCGGAGAAGTCGATTCCGGTCCGCTTCCACGTCATGGACATCGGACTGGGCGTCGCCGCGAGCGCCACCGACAATTTCGTCACGCCTTAA
- the ccoP gene encoding cytochrome-c oxidase, cbb3-type subunit III: MTDHSEVDTVTGKSTTGHEWDGIKELNTPLPRWWVIAFYLTIVWAIGYWIVYPAWPLIASNTTGLFGYSSRADVAVELANLEKIRGDKMVALGAASLADIEKDPALLALARAKGKTVFGDNCAPCHGSGGAGAKGFPNLNDDDWLWGGTLDQIMQTIQYGARSGHAKTHEGQMLAFGKDGVLKGDEIVTVANYVRSLSGLSTRKGFDAAKGEKIFAENCVACHGDGGKGNQEMGAPNLTDKIWLYGSDEASLIETISQGRAGVMPAWEGRLDPATIKAMAVYVHSLGGGK, from the coding sequence ATGACCGATCATAGCGAAGTCGATACCGTCACCGGCAAGTCCACGACCGGACACGAATGGGACGGCATCAAGGAGCTCAACACGCCGCTGCCGCGCTGGTGGGTGATCGCCTTCTACCTCACCATCGTGTGGGCGATCGGCTACTGGATCGTCTATCCGGCCTGGCCGTTGATCGCCAGCAACACCACGGGCCTGTTCGGCTATTCGTCGCGCGCCGACGTCGCGGTCGAGCTCGCCAATCTCGAGAAGATCCGCGGTGACAAGATGGTGGCGCTGGGCGCAGCCTCGCTGGCCGACATCGAGAAGGACCCCGCGCTGCTCGCGCTCGCCCGTGCCAAGGGCAAGACCGTGTTCGGCGACAATTGCGCGCCGTGCCACGGCTCCGGCGGCGCCGGCGCCAAGGGCTTCCCGAACCTGAACGACGACGACTGGCTGTGGGGCGGCACGCTCGACCAGATCATGCAGACCATCCAGTACGGCGCGCGTTCCGGCCATGCCAAGACGCACGAAGGCCAGATGCTCGCCTTCGGCAAGGACGGCGTGCTGAAGGGCGACGAGATCGTCACGGTCGCCAACTACGTGCGGTCGCTGTCGGGCCTCTCGACCCGCAAGGGCTTTGATGCCGCCAAGGGCGAGAAGATCTTCGCGGAGAATTGCGTCGCCTGCCACGGCGACGGCGGCAAGGGCAACCAGGAGATGGGCGCGCCGAACCTGACCGACAAGATCTGGCTCTACGGCTCGGACGAGGCGAGCCTGATCGAGACCATCAGCCAGGGCCGCGCCGGCGTCATGCCGGCCTGGGAAGGGCGGCTCGATCCCGCCACCATCAAGGCGATGGCGGTCTACGTTCATTCGCTCGGCGGCGGCAAATAA
- a CDS encoding CcoQ/FixQ family Cbb3-type cytochrome c oxidase assembly chaperone — MKAILTVHNLASELVTTIWTPVFVAIFLAIIAYAFWPRNKAAFDEAAHLPLREE; from the coding sequence ATGAAAGCTATCCTGACAGTCCATAATCTCGCGTCCGAGCTGGTGACGACGATCTGGACGCCGGTGTTCGTCGCGATCTTTCTCGCGATCATCGCCTACGCATTTTGGCCCCGTAACAAGGCTGCGTTCGACGAAGCAGCACACCTGCCGTTGCGGGAGGAGTGA
- the ccoO gene encoding cytochrome-c oxidase, cbb3-type subunit II, with product MSFWTRHQVFEKNSIILVVGILLVVAIGGLVEITPLFYLKSTIEAVDGVRPYTPLELAGRNVYVREGCYLCHSQMIRPLRDEVERYGHFSLAAESMFDHPFQWGSKRTGPDLARVGAKYSDDWHVTHLTNPRAIVPQSVMPGYPFLSHTEVDPDTIADHMRTLKAVGVPYTDDQIASAGADLKAQADPDNTGGDAFSKRYAKAVVRNFDGKTGTPTEMDALIAYLQMLGTLVDFKLYNEKANLR from the coding sequence ATGTCATTCTGGACACGCCATCAAGTCTTCGAAAAGAACTCGATCATCCTGGTCGTCGGCATCCTGCTCGTGGTTGCGATCGGCGGCCTCGTCGAGATCACCCCGCTGTTCTACCTCAAGAGCACGATCGAGGCGGTCGACGGCGTCAGGCCTTACACGCCGCTGGAGCTCGCCGGGCGCAACGTCTACGTCCGCGAAGGTTGCTATCTCTGCCATTCGCAGATGATCCGCCCCTTGCGTGACGAGGTCGAGCGCTACGGCCACTTCTCGCTCGCCGCCGAGAGCATGTTCGACCATCCGTTCCAGTGGGGCTCAAAGCGCACCGGTCCGGATCTGGCCCGCGTCGGGGCGAAATATTCCGACGACTGGCACGTCACCCATCTGACTAACCCGCGCGCCATCGTGCCGCAATCGGTGATGCCGGGCTATCCGTTCCTGAGCCACACCGAGGTCGATCCGGACACGATCGCCGACCACATGCGCACGTTGAAGGCCGTGGGCGTGCCCTACACCGACGACCAGATCGCGAGCGCCGGCGCCGACCTGAAGGCCCAGGCCGATCCGGACAATACCGGCGGCGATGCCTTCAGCAAGCGCTACGCCAAGGCCGTCGTGCGCAACTTCGACGGCAAGACCGGCACGCCGACCGAAATGGACGCGCTGATCGCCTACTTGCAGATGCTCGGCACGCTGGTCGACTTCAAGCTCTACAACGAGAAAGCCAATCTTCGCTGA
- the ccoN gene encoding cytochrome-c oxidase, cbb3-type subunit I, translating into MSQPSISKSMTIGESGLSVVFAVAAFLCVIAAAKALDAPFAFHAALSAAASLAAVFFIVNRYFERPATLPPAEINGRPNYNMGPIKFTAFMAMFWGIAGFLVGLIIASQLAWPALNFDLPWTSFGRLRPLHTSAVIFAFGGNVLIGTSFYVVQKSCRARLAGDLAPWFVVIGYNFFILIAGTGYLLGVTQSKEYAEPEWYADLWLTIVWVAYLLVFLATIFKRKEPHIFVANWFYLAFIVTIAVLHLGNNPALPVSVFGSKSYVAWGGIQDAMFQWWYGHNAVGFFLTAGFLAIMYYFIPKRAERPVYSYRLSIIHFWALIFLYIWAGPHHLHYTALPDWTQTLGMTFSIMLWMPSWGGMINGLMTLSGAWDKLRTDPVLRMLVVSVAFYGMSTFEGPMMSIKVVNSLSHYTDWTIGHVHSGALGWVGFVSFGALYCLVPWAWNRKGLYSLKLVNWHFWIATLGIVLYISAMWVSGILQGLMWRAYTSLGFLEYSFIETVEAMHPFYIIRAAGGGLFLIGALIMAYNLWMTVRVGEQEVQMPVALQPAE; encoded by the coding sequence ATGAGCCAGCCCTCCATCTCCAAATCCATGACCATCGGCGAAAGCGGCCTGTCTGTCGTGTTTGCAGTCGCCGCCTTCCTCTGCGTGATCGCTGCGGCCAAGGCGCTCGATGCGCCCTTTGCCTTCCACGCTGCGCTCAGCGCTGCGGCGAGCCTGGCTGCGGTGTTCTTTATCGTGAACCGCTATTTCGAACGGCCGGCCACGCTGCCGCCGGCGGAGATCAATGGCCGGCCCAACTACAACATGGGGCCGATCAAGTTCACCGCCTTCATGGCGATGTTCTGGGGCATCGCGGGCTTCCTTGTCGGCCTCATCATCGCCTCGCAGCTGGCCTGGCCCGCGCTGAATTTCGACCTGCCCTGGACCAGCTTCGGCCGTCTGCGGCCGCTGCACACCTCCGCGGTGATCTTCGCCTTCGGCGGCAACGTGCTGATCGGCACGTCGTTCTACGTCGTGCAGAAGTCCTGCCGCGCGCGTCTGGCCGGCGATCTCGCGCCCTGGTTCGTCGTGATCGGCTACAACTTCTTCATCCTGATCGCCGGCACCGGCTATCTGCTCGGTGTCACCCAGTCGAAGGAATATGCCGAGCCGGAATGGTATGCCGACCTCTGGCTGACCATCGTCTGGGTCGCCTACCTGCTGGTCTTCCTCGCCACCATCTTCAAGCGCAAGGAGCCGCACATCTTCGTCGCGAACTGGTTCTATCTCGCCTTCATCGTGACGATCGCGGTCCTGCATCTCGGCAACAATCCGGCGCTCCCGGTCTCGGTGTTCGGCTCGAAGTCCTACGTCGCCTGGGGCGGCATCCAGGATGCCATGTTCCAATGGTGGTACGGCCATAACGCGGTCGGCTTCTTCCTGACCGCCGGCTTCCTCGCCATCATGTACTACTTCATTCCGAAGCGCGCCGAGCGGCCGGTCTATTCCTACCGGCTGTCGATCATCCACTTCTGGGCGCTGATCTTCCTCTACATCTGGGCAGGTCCCCACCATCTGCACTACACGGCGCTGCCGGACTGGACGCAGACGCTCGGCATGACCTTCTCGATCATGCTGTGGATGCCCTCCTGGGGCGGCATGATCAACGGCCTGATGACGCTGTCGGGCGCCTGGGACAAGCTGCGCACCGATCCCGTGCTGCGCATGCTCGTGGTCTCGGTCGCGTTCTACGGCATGTCGACCTTCGAAGGTCCGATGATGTCGATCAAGGTGGTCAACTCGCTCAGCCACTACACCGACTGGACCATCGGCCACGTGCATTCCGGCGCGCTCGGCTGGGTCGGCTTCGTCTCCTTCGGCGCGCTCTACTGCCTGGTGCCGTGGGCCTGGAATCGCAAGGGCCTCTACAGCCTGAAGCTCGTCAACTGGCACTTCTGGATCGCCACCCTCGGCATTGTTCTCTACATCTCGGCGATGTGGGTGTCCGGCATCCTCCAGGGCCTGATGTGGCGCGCCTACACCTCGCTCGGCTTCCTCGAATATTCCTTCATCGAGACCGTCGAGGCGATGCATCCCTTCTACATCATCCGCGCCGCCGGCGGCGGCCTGTTCCTGATCGGCGCGCTGATCATGGCCTACAATCTCTGGATGACCGTCCGCGTCGGCGAGCAGGAAGTCCAGATGCCCGTCGCTCTTCAGCCGGCGGAATGA
- a CDS encoding HPP family protein → MYRFLEQTVDRYMTRNVKTVQRDRDLLELSEMFETDDFNSYPVVDDGQVVGIVTKFDILKCFAFTPSQMLPRYPDLMSRKIGDVMTPEFIYVGPETRLTRVLQIMVEHRIRSIIVLDGAQNLAGIIAREDVIAALKATARD, encoded by the coding sequence ATGTACAGATTTCTCGAACAAACCGTCGACCGCTACATGACACGCAACGTCAAAACGGTGCAGCGCGACCGCGACTTGCTCGAGCTCAGCGAGATGTTCGAGACCGACGACTTCAACTCGTATCCGGTCGTGGATGACGGCCAGGTGGTCGGCATCGTCACCAAGTTCGACATCCTGAAGTGCTTCGCCTTCACGCCGAGCCAGATGCTACCGCGCTATCCCGACTTGATGAGTCGCAAGATCGGCGACGTCATGACACCCGAGTTCATCTATGTCGGCCCCGAGACGCGGCTGACGCGCGTGCTCCAGATCATGGTCGAGCATCGCATCAGGAGCATCATCGTGCTCGACGGCGCGCAGAATCTGGCCGGAATCATCGCCCGCGAGGACGTCATCGCGGCACTCAAGGCGACGGCGCGGGACTGA
- a CDS encoding universal stress protein, with protein sequence MTYATVMVSLALDQSNEARLQVAGELAERFEAAIVGVAAAQFAPPLYFADGAEAQVLIEDGEASVKRRLAGLEAQFRAATRNRGGHTEWRSAMDFPTRFVLEQARCADIVISGGQSPAFSDAFALASAKDLVMQAGRPLLVVPDNANWLDLRSVLVAWKDTPEARRAVVDALPMLRKARDVTIVEIPEQGDNRSVVMAGVSDVAAWLARHGVTATARVSEAARNESAAAQLDKVAGDVGAGLIVAGAYGHSRFRELILGGVTQYLVTQSARSVLLSH encoded by the coding sequence ATGACATATGCGACCGTGATGGTCAGCCTCGCACTCGATCAGTCCAACGAGGCGCGCCTTCAGGTCGCGGGCGAGCTCGCCGAGCGATTCGAGGCGGCCATCGTCGGCGTTGCCGCGGCTCAGTTCGCGCCGCCGCTTTATTTCGCCGACGGCGCCGAAGCACAAGTGCTGATCGAGGACGGCGAAGCGTCCGTCAAGCGGCGGCTCGCCGGTCTCGAGGCGCAGTTCCGCGCCGCCACCAGGAATCGCGGCGGACACACAGAGTGGCGCAGCGCCATGGATTTTCCGACGCGTTTTGTCCTGGAGCAGGCGCGCTGCGCCGACATCGTCATCAGCGGCGGACAGAGCCCCGCCTTCTCTGACGCCTTTGCGCTCGCAAGCGCCAAGGACCTGGTGATGCAGGCCGGCCGGCCGCTTCTGGTCGTTCCCGATAACGCCAATTGGCTCGATCTGCGCAGCGTGCTGGTGGCGTGGAAGGACACGCCGGAGGCGCGGCGGGCAGTCGTCGACGCGCTGCCGATGCTGCGCAAGGCGAGGGACGTCACCATCGTCGAAATTCCGGAGCAGGGCGACAACCGCTCGGTCGTGATGGCCGGCGTCAGCGACGTGGCCGCCTGGCTCGCCCGTCACGGGGTCACCGCGACAGCGCGCGTCTCGGAGGCGGCGCGGAACGAAAGCGCTGCCGCGCAATTGGACAAGGTCGCCGGCGACGTTGGCGCCGGCCTGATCGTTGCGGGCGCCTATGGTCATTCGAGATTTCGTGAACTGATCCTGGGCGGCGTCACCCAGTATCTGGTCACACAATCTGCCCGCAGCGTGCTGCTGTCGCACTGA
- the fixL gene encoding sensor protein FixL: MAPTRVTHPADDGRGEHFRLRIEGFGVGTWDLDLRTRDLEWSEMSKRLFGLARDDAVSHDLFLSLLAPSDRDRVLQGIERSLENGAGFDVSFKVGGPSGKGQWIRARAGVIRDDSGSPRHLSGIFLDINEERHLEEALRSQENHLRSILETVPDAMIVIDSRGIMQLFSSAAERLFGYSRQEAIGRNVSILMPEPDQSRHDSYIVRYLKTNDPHIIGIGRIVTGKRRDGTTFPMHLSVGQTQRGGELYFTGFVRDLTEHQQTQARLQQLQSELVHVSRLTAMGEMASALAHELNQPLAAISNYMKGSRRLLAGSVDPNTTKIESALDRASEQALRAGQIIRRLRDFVSRGESEKRIESLSKLIEEAGALGLAGAREQNVQLRFNLDPKADLVLADRVQVQQVLVNLFRNALEAMAQSPQRELVVANKPVADDMIEVEVSDTGSGFQDGVIPNLFQTFFTTKETGMGVGLSISRSIIEAHGGRMWAESNASGGATFRFTLPAADEN; encoded by the coding sequence TTGGCGCCGACCCGCGTAACCCATCCGGCAGACGATGGTCGGGGCGAGCATTTCCGGCTCCGCATCGAGGGATTCGGGGTTGGCACCTGGGATCTCGATTTGCGAACTCGGGACCTTGAATGGTCCGAGATGTCCAAGCGGCTGTTTGGCCTCGCGCGGGATGATGCCGTCAGCCACGATCTCTTTCTGTCGCTGCTGGCCCCCAGCGATCGGGACCGCGTCTTGCAGGGAATCGAGCGCAGCTTGGAGAACGGCGCGGGATTCGACGTGTCCTTCAAGGTTGGCGGTCCTTCGGGGAAGGGCCAATGGATCCGGGCCAGGGCCGGCGTGATCCGAGACGATTCGGGCTCGCCACGTCATCTCAGCGGGATATTCCTCGACATCAACGAGGAAAGACATCTGGAAGAGGCCCTGCGCTCTCAGGAGAATCATCTTCGCTCGATTCTCGAAACGGTGCCGGACGCGATGATCGTGATCGATTCGCGCGGCATCATGCAGCTCTTCAGCAGCGCCGCGGAGCGGCTGTTCGGCTATAGCAGGCAGGAAGCCATTGGTCGGAACGTCAGCATTCTGATGCCGGAGCCTGATCAATCGCGTCACGACAGCTATATCGTGCGTTACCTCAAGACCAACGATCCCCACATCATCGGCATCGGCCGCATCGTGACCGGCAAGCGCCGCGACGGCACGACGTTCCCGATGCACCTTTCGGTCGGGCAGACGCAACGGGGCGGCGAGCTCTATTTCACCGGCTTCGTCCGCGATCTCACGGAACATCAGCAGACGCAGGCGCGGCTTCAGCAGCTGCAGTCGGAGCTCGTCCACGTTTCGCGGCTGACCGCGATGGGCGAAATGGCCTCGGCGCTCGCCCACGAGCTCAACCAACCGCTGGCGGCGATCAGCAACTACATGAAGGGATCGCGGCGTCTGCTTGCCGGCAGCGTTGATCCGAATACGACGAAGATCGAAAGCGCGCTGGACCGCGCCTCGGAGCAGGCCTTGCGCGCCGGCCAGATCATCCGCCGCTTGCGCGACTTCGTCTCCCGCGGCGAGTCGGAGAAGCGGATTGAGAGCCTGTCCAAGCTGATCGAGGAGGCCGGCGCGCTCGGGCTCGCCGGCGCGCGCGAGCAGAATGTCCAGCTCCGCTTCAATCTCGATCCGAAGGCGGACCTCGTGTTGGCCGACCGCGTGCAGGTCCAGCAGGTCTTGGTCAACCTGTTCCGCAACGCGCTGGAAGCGATGGCGCAGTCGCCGCAGCGAGAGCTCGTGGTGGCCAACAAGCCGGTTGCCGACGACATGATCGAGGTCGAGGTTTCCGACACCGGCTCCGGCTTCCAGGACGGCGTCATTCCAAACCTGTTTCAAACTTTCTTCACCACCAAGGAAACCGGCATGGGCGTAGGGCTGTCGATCAGCCGTTCGATCATCGAGGCTCACGGCGGCCGCATGTGGGCCGAGAGCAACGCATCGGGCGGGGCGACATTCCGCTTCACCTTGCCAGCAGCCGACGAGAACTGA